AAAAGTAAGTTTGTTAAATCAGGGAGGTATACCTCCCTGGTTAAACCTCTTTATTATTGTGGGTGTGGACATTGTTATTCATCTAGGTACTATAAAGTTTAGAAGGATACATCTATTCAACTGGACTTACTTGTTAACATAACAGCAACGTTTCACAACCTATCTATATTAATATGTGTTACATTGGGTAATGTTATCTGATTATAACTAAATCTGCTCTCAACGTTTATGGTtgtaaatattcattttgtagtactagtagtactaaGTACTGAATTTAGAAATTACCTTATAACAAACAAACTATTTAGTGTTAGTGACACTACTAATGCATGTTTCATGCTTTTATAATGGTGctattttattacagtattgttTTGATGTGGTTTATAAACAACTAGATAAGGCACTCAAAGAGCGCAAACCTCCGTCTAGGCATATAATTAAATCATGTATTCCCATACAGCTATGAAACCATCCTTTAAAATCGAACAaaaactttttgagtaatcctgtaacaaatatagaaagaaaCAAACATCGATTGACCTCATAACCTCTAAGGTACTACTAAGGTAATGACGAGATGATTAATGTAGGCCCAGTTTGGAGCTCATACATAgactagttctggtggtggaacaactCTTTCTAATAATGACTTAAAAATGGAGGTACACACAGGAGGTACACACAGCTTGTGTGCTCATTAGAGAGAACCCAGTTCGTCCTTCCTCATAAATAAGGGGTTAAAATAATGGTGTTCTGTTCTTTGTCAGCATGAAGCCATAGTGCCGCCTGACCTTTcaatttcaaataaacatttaattttcttacttgaacatcaatatttaaaataagagGAAGATGGCACTTGACAACACACACAAATACAAATAATCaccatttcattattttttaggtATGGCTGGACGCAGCAATTCAGATTTTCTTCTCCCTTAGTACATCATTTGGGGGATTACTGACATTGTCCTCGTACAACAGGTTTCACAACAACTGCTACTTGTGAGTGaattactgtttatattttaaactaaaacattttgtatttgttaaaaTTGACAAAAGCAAATCAAATTTGACTATCTGGTTGGAACCAAAATCTATTCGGCACcatttagaaaaataatattaactttGAAGAAAatttgttcaaattgtttttttaccatGTAAGccttttattacatgataaaattatataaaaataataataatatatatatatatatatatatataataataatttagcaTTTTCACAGTCATGACATTGACAGTAATAAATAAGATTACCTTTACAGTGACGCCGTATTCATAGGCCTAGCCAATTGTATGACCAGTGTGTTCGCTGGAGTTGTTATCTTTTCCATCCTTGGTTTTATGGCTAATGAACTTGGACGAGAAGTCAGCGAAGTTGTAGACCAAGGTATGAACATTTGTAGGCTATAAATTTGTGAAGCACTGGTAATTAATGAGATCACTTGAGGTGGTCAAGAAAGAAGGATcaagtacagtattacaaaatCAATCGTTTCTAATGTGTAAAGGCAGACTATTCCTGATGaccaaaatatacattttgttgcCGTGGTTTCAAAACAATATGTAAAAActactaaataatattttttttgtataggctTTGGTCTAGCTTTCATCGCTTACCCAGAAGCCCTTGCTAGGCTGCCTGCAGCACCAGTCTGGTCAATCCTGTTTTTCTTTATGCTGCTCACCTTAGGCCTGGACACACAGGTAGAGTTTATTCATTGTAGTTTGTGCTTAGGGAGACATCCTTTAGTCGATGACTGGGCTCTTCGCAGTAATCCATTTTTTTCACTGAAAGGaatataataaaagaaacatGTACATAAAGATAATATTGTATCCCTATTGTAGTGAATTtcttttagttggttccgagcttttttcaggcgtatatatttccacgcgacatacacagctgtcactgaatgataactcatacaaaaagtatatttaactcaactagaacttttattccttgtaactcgattaatacatctttctaccactaccagtcaagccttaatatttctttatcatctttccgtttatctactttgatcttattctctcttctcttCTAATAtacattctacttttatactggatatgcaaattttaggcttcagaggaggataacattttccctccaaaaattatacgattttgattggctaataataaggcggacctggtctaaagcatccttctctaaacacagagaatcacaacatcaataatatgacattcccctttttgggaaaaagattgtgtcaatctttccaaaaattttAACATATAAAACCATTTTACTATAAACTATCTACAAATAAcacctctataatattattatgcacggcttaatccatctgcatttccatttaatgatcctttcttgtaaataactttaaatttatatccttgtaaaaacagagcccatctcataagtctaacattggcacccttcattgagtccatccatctcaatgcctggtggtcagtatgaacttgaaattcacaaccatacagataatacttaagtttattgatagcccaaacaatagagaggcactctttttctggcacagaatatctctgctcatgtacagataactttctacttaagtacacaatgggataatcattaccctcaccatctatttggctcagcactgcacctatgccataatttgaggcatcggtttgcaatataaacatcttatcaaaatttggggcttttaatacattatcatcagtaagtcgtttctttaaagttacaaaggcattttcacattgttcattccacttaacggtattacttttactctttaaagttaaatcaatcaatggcttagcaatatcggcatagttctgtacaaaaatttactttcgaaataaaaaatagtttacaaagtcagctttgcaaatcttctcaaaatttactgggcttccttctgttacttcagtcttcttctttcagacctcggtgaatatatacagtatctccgatgaatatccagcagtcttgagctcaacagtacttcttcttcgttgtaatatccaaacaacgcacggtataaaaactgtcaggaatccagatcttcgtaaccatttaactttttggttactgatttaacaggcccgtagagtaggcactgtcacttcttcttcttcttgatacttaaatcatgtatcttaaacaaaaattttcaccgctgccaccatgtagtgaatttcttttagttggttccgagcttttctcaggcgtatatatttccacgcgacatacacagctgtcactgaatgataactcatacaaaaagtatatttaactcaactagaacttttattccttgtaactcaattaatacatctttctaccactaccagtcaagccttattttctttatcatctttctgtttatctactctgatcttattctctcttctcctctaatatctattacattctacttttatactggatatgcaaattttaggcttcagaggaggataacattttccctccaaaaattatacgattttgattggctaataataaggcggacctggtctaaagcatccttctctaaacacagagaatcacaacatcaataatatgacacctatcaatttaaaacatttcttgTTGAATTATGATTATGCCAttgtaacattaacaacataacaatagttattcactttgaccaaaaatatttgaaacataattcaaagaaaaaaaaagtcaacTGAAAGCCCATTGTATCGGTTTGGCCAAGATTTTATTGTATCaactttttggtttaaattaaattatatttttaataatcactttttttttctatctatgatatattgtaataatactGCAAACTTTTATGTTTTGAGGAACCTCTTTCATAAAATTAACTCATCTTTCGttaaaattatgtattaatTGTAATGGTATGTCATCAATGCACTATAACAATGATTATGATTTTAGTTCACCCTCATGGAGACTGTTATGACATTCATCACAGATTTCTTTCCAAACCTAAGAAGGAACAAACCAAAGGTTCTCTTAGCCAGCTGTACAATGATGTGCCTCGCCTCTCTCATCTTTGTCACAGAGGTATTTTGGATTTTTACAAATGGGGAAAGTgttaacatataatataaatagtCTGTTAAAAATAGCTTAACCACAAGAGTAGTAAAGCCTAAAAGAGagaaacattttttagaaattttACCTTTAGGTGTAGACAGGAGATCACTGAAAATATTCCCATGATTAGGAGGCTTAAAGGATTTCTCTTTACAGGCTGGAGTATACTGGGTGATTCTACTAGACTCGTACTCAGCTAGCTTTGTTATGCTGACCTTTGCCACCATGGAATGCATAATTGTAAGCTGGGTGTATGGCTATGACAGATTCAAGGAAGACATCTCCACCATGATTGGTTCTGCGAGAGTTAACAACAAACTCTTCAATTACTGGCGTGTCTGTTGGTGCTTTATCACACCAGCTTTGCTTAGTGTGAgtaaactttatttaatttggCAATTTCTGCACACATATTTGGTGATTCCCCCTTCCCATCAGGTTAgagcagaaatcatgaataatgcattagcctaattatttttacagtttGTACAAGTGTACAGTTTTGCCAACTGGAGTGCTCCATCTTACAACGGAGGCTTCCCAACCTGGGCACATACAATTGGATGGCTCATTACAGGCTCCACCATAATTCTGGTTCCAGTCTTCATCATTGTAGATCTGCGTAATGCATCAGGCACATTCCTTCAAGTAAGTTGgaaaaaatttaatttggtATCGAATCAGACATCATTTCATCTTTATGTAgcttgatttgatttgaaaaacCATTAAAAAGCACTCTCTGTGACTGACCAATTAAGTAAGAGGAAATCCAAGCTTGGTGGATTAGATGCTCTGCTACTATACCTAGGGATCAGATGTTGGGATTTTTTTCTCGCGGCAAACTAAAAACAATTCCACTCCCGAAGACTTGTAATATAAAGCTCaatttacactatcaaattttatgtgaaaaaaatgcgatgtgcccatatattggacacaatgatgtcatattactaccatatttagacacatactagtttgatagtgtagacagagctttagactttttgtagagcatcttgtgtatatgtctGTGAACAGGGTTGTagaatttgcttatggttatacTCTTGGCAATTTAGATAGATTTGTTTtggaattttaatttaaaaatataaaagaaaatgtacaaaaaataaatcatagaTTGATGAAATACATTTCTAAGTACTACATctaattttagtttttaattgattaatttcagCGATTAAAACTCATCAGCTCTCCGGCTGAAGATTGGGGACCACTGAAGTACGAACATCGGGCCTTGGTCAGGAAATCTGAAAGTTCAGTTTCTACCATATCCGATCTGGTTGAACAGGAAAAgggtaaaaatatattatattataattgtaatagAGTATATGCTAgttatctaaataattataaatataattctattttttatttgatttttttttattaaacaaataaatattattattagttaataaTATAATGCAATGCTTTTTCTCTTTTGTTTAGGCAAAACGAGTGGCTCCACAGAGCCTAACAATTAAAGCCTCACATGACCCTACTTGAAGGATCATTAAGGTCCTGGCAGAGGGTGTGCATGGGACAAGCGGGGGCTTCAAAATAATGTGGTAAGaaaatattatgtatattatataaatatgagTGTATTTTCAGTGATCCTACctaaattttttattattagcaTTTTGAAGAACAATCAAAGCAGAGAGCTTCACTGGAACACATTTTAGCTCAAGACATTTTcatattgattattttttaacacattAAGAGAGCCAGTCactaaaaatcaaacattagGTGGCAAGGGTAAAAATTTCGAATATCCAAGATCTGCCCCTGAGGACAAACATCGGGCCTTGGTCAGGACATCTGAAAGTTCAGTTTCCACCATAGCAGATCTGGTTGAACAGGAAAAGGATAagaatacattatattataattgtaatgtAGCAATTAATACTAGTTATCTAAATAATGATAGGTATAATAAAGATGAGTCAAAAGGGAAAATTTGCATATGTGTCTTGAAAAATATTGGTTCATGAAAAACCCTTTCAACATTCTgtagtaatataatatattctgaaTAATTCTAATATTTATGTAACACTGTTGTGTACTATGACAACATctgtagtaaataaaataaattctgaatAATTCTAATATTGAAGTAACAGTAACACTGTTGTactatgaacaaataaatattgttattaatgattAATTCTTTTTTTCTCTCTGTTCTACTTGATTAGGCTAAACAAGTGGCTCTACAGAGCCTGACAAAGCCTCACATGACCCTACTTGAAGGGTCATTGCAGAGGAGCCTTTGCAGAGGCTTCAAAATTACATGGTaagaaaatattgttatattatataaatattgagtGATTCTACCACAAGTGATACTAACCAAAACTTTTTCGACTATTAGCATTTGAACGATCAGTCACTAGGTGtaaatgaaaaaatgtttgaaaagggaatgtttaattaatttttaaataaatgtgtttctttgtttactttcaaaCAGAATAAGAACATGAAAAGCTGATGAGGACAAAGGAAGTCTAGCGTAAATCTCTACGTAAAATGGATCTGGACCAAAGTTCATAAAAAGGTCAAACAATAGAGGAAAAAGGACTACATAATTACAGAAATGGACACAGTTTTCAGCAGTACTGTAGCCTACTAGACCTGTACCCTAAATATTATtgagagaataaaaaaaaccacaagGACTACATCATTACAGAAATGGACACAGTTTTCACCAGTACTGTAGCCTACCAGAGCTGTACCCTAAATATTATtgagagaataaaaaaaaccacaagGACTACATCATTACAGAAATGGACACAGTTTTCACCAGTACTGTAGCCTATTAGAGCTGTACCCTAAATATTATtgagagaataaaaaaaaccacaagGACTACATCATTACAGAAATGGACACAGTTTTCACCAGTACTGTAGCCTACCAGAGCTGTACCCTAAATATTATtgagagaataaaaaaaaccacaagGACTACATCATTACAGAAATGGACACAGTTTTCACCAGTACTGTAGCCTACCAGAGCTGTACCCTAAATATTATTGAGAGAATAAAAAAACCACAAGGACTACATCATTACAGAAATGGACACAGTTTTCACCAGTACTGTAGCCTATTAGAGCTGTACCCTAAATGTTATtgagagaataaaaaaaaccacaagGACTACATCATTACAGAAATGGACACAGTTTTCACCAGTACTGTAGCCTATTAGAGCTGTACCCTAAATGTTATtgagagaataaaaaaaaccacaagGACTACATCATTACAGAAATGAACACAGTTTTCACCAGTACTGTAGCCTATTAGAGCTGTACCCTAAATGTTATtgagagaataaaaaaaaccacaagGACTACATCATTACAGAAATGGACACAGTTTTCACCAGTACTGTAGCCTATTAGAGCTGTACCCTAAATGTTATTGAGagaataaaaaagaataacacacTATATGATTGTTACAATCTATTATTTAGAGTCTGATAACTTCCAACcatgttatactgtacagtagcactcctattaagggatACTTCAGGATGCCATCCATTGCTGACCTTCCTCAACCCTTTTCCATTCTTCCCTGACACTTGTGTCAAGTTTGAATTTCCCAAATATTTCTTGATGTTATCTCTCCACATTTGTGGTCTTTTTAATTaacttgttttatatattgttttttttatatttacatgTTCAATGCAATCTATCGGTGTCTGACACACTTACTGTATAGCTCTTGCACAAGGCCTAGCAATACTACAGAACTTACCCACACCAGTGTGCACACCACAGAAAACGCTGGTGTTAGGGCCCTAGTGTGTGTTGTACACCAGAGTTTACACAATCCAGAGTGCACACCACATAAACGCTGGTGTTAAGGCCCTAGTGTGTATTGTACTCCAGAGTTTACACAATTGTGTGTACACACCACACAAAACGCTGGTGTGTGTAAACTATGGAGTTTTGCTAGGCCCTGTGAAAGGGGTAGTATACTGTAGTGTATATAATCAAAATTTGTtgcttttcataaaaaaaaattgtataattctATCCACACATAACTTTGTTAAGACATGAAAAACAGATGCACCCAAAATTTTTCaccaatttatatatatttgacacaacaaataattttgaaactgttatttttatattgccctttatattgaattaattttaataaaaacatacttattattataaacatttcataatcgattattttaaaatattgatttggtattgataaaattacatatacaacagctgtatatattttgtatatactcTATTCATGTAGTTAGttatgaattatattatattaaataatttattcgTTAATTCtaataaacatatatttatgcttaaaatattgtaatcgatcgttttaaaatgttattaaatatagtaaataatttatttattaatgataatgtattgtcctccaaacatgaaaaattaaagattaacaaaattaaattttaaataggccattttgtaattttaataaagttattcacgaCCACACTTCACTATTCAATTTTGGGtaaaagttaaaagtatattaaaatagcatatttgattatttttttattttttttatttcaaaactcAGCAGCAAATGTAAttcaagtttttttattttatgtttctaTTTAAGGACaatattattctactgcagttactgcattaacctatttatgcaattatttagcaaggTTATTTCGCTATTATCATACTCACTGTTTATTGCATAaaactgaaatgaaaataattatttcagtaAAAATAATGTAGTTTGATGCAGTAGAATAAGTTTGAAATAATCCATATTCCCATAATAAAATTACTATACTCCCAATAGTAAGGTTTAGAACATTTAACAGAGAAGTCAATGGATTGGTGTAAACAAATTGTGGACGGCATTTTCTGTTAACGTGAGGTTTCTTGGGTGGGTTATTAAAATCAGACTACGAAGGCCTACAAATGTTTTAAGGTGGGTAGAAAACTTTAAAGGTGGGTGTACCTGcatgatttaaaatataaaccaTATATGTCCAAGTATATTGTATTGGCAAAAATTAGGGAGTGGAAttataccatagagatattatatatagtgttcactataatatctctatgattaaaCACAGATAGAATTATCTCTATGATTAAACACAGATAGAATTGACCAAAGTCTTTTGTCCATATTCACTCTAGATTACTTAGAGGGTAGAATTATGATTGAGTATGAGATATACGGTTGAGTGATGGCTGAAACGGAATTCTAATCCATCTTGAAGTTGATCAGTTTGCCAGATTTGAGAGATTCTTCGCATGACTCGGCCAGACGAGTTACCAATAAACATTGTTCTTCAGTGACGTCTAAGGAAGCCTCAAatcctgtaaaataaaaacaattaaaatcaatGACATAAATGCTTTGTTTAACCCCCGGCCAAATATACTTTAATACCctttcacatctgcataaattgttacttGTATAACAACTTGTAAACCAGGTTTGATCTCTCGATTTATTACACATTTCATACAAACAAAGGCGAAACCCTGAGAAATCTCGGATGGAAAGCGTAGTTGTGATTAGTACTGTATAAGCAGTTTAATACCACCAGGGCAATACATGAGCGTGCAGTAAGAACTCGGAACAAAAACAGCCCTTTAAATCAGTATGTTTTTCTCAAGAATTCACAGAGATCTCCTGTGAAATCTCTGGAGATTTCttacaaaattgtattcacacATATGCAAACCCGTTATTAGAGCCCATTCGTAATTTAAAGTGTGGAAAACCTCTAGTACTTTACAATTTACACATGTTAACAAACACACACACGCACCCAAACACATGTGTAAAAAAACCAAACTCACGAGGTGGATTTTTCAATTAAACCTTAACCACAAGCTGATGTTTGCTCCCGACTGCGTAAAATCAAACCTACAGTAATTTGATTTCCCGTATTTGCAGCACAGTTGGGTTGTCGGTTCCTATGCAATACAAAACTTTGGGTTGAGAGGTCGCTGCATTTTGTCGCGTTGCATTCTAGTGTGAACCACGCTTTACAGAAtctttttgtaaattgtttttttactgtaccttgtaatacatttaaaaagtgtTCAAATTCGAGAATGTATGAATCCTTATAACGAGTTGGAAAGGAACGTTGAATCGCACCATTGCACAGTCCACGTTCATTATTGATGCTTACGGACGTCGGATACTGATTCACAGTTTGCAGCATGCCTTTAGAGCCGAATACCTGAGAAAAACATGACATAGTGTTTAAAATGCAAGTATAGACTGTCACAAACTCCctttacgtatgtttccgagcggatGAAAATACCTTAGGAACTCctttgtgacataaaagtatacacacaaaatccacaaagttgtaaaataactaaaaacaaagctttaatttcattcaacttcaactttcaacaatccagtaagcactttcaACAatagcttcacaataacttttacaatcgaatatccaacctctaatatccaacaaccttcttcaaaataaatgcttcaatcaaaaATCCTTCTCCCTTCTTACAACTGTCATACTTCctcttatatacaatatgttcataaccttctagataatccttatacttcttattctattggattacagtttctattaatagcacttctagaatgttcctgattgttcttattaattctacatggtttcttaaataaaaacatcttattctagaatgttcatattaaggaatggtaatttattacacataGTAGTACATAACGCAACATCCCGCATGGGCACAAAGAACCAGACATACAGTATGACATAGCTTGGTCATCGCAATTTAGAAGCTCTCTTTACAGTAGGATGCTATCTgtgcaattatatatatatatataacttttttttatttacaatctcAGATAATACAAAGTACATGCAAAATTAATTGAAGTTGTGAACGGGGTTAAGCTGTAAGCTAATGCTTTAGACGCAAAGCCccttaaaacaaacaaaaacagtaCAATGTACCATATTAATTGTAACGAAAAAAATACTAACAATAGAAATAATGCAGTGATAATAACAAATCAAATGTCGAGAGAAAATGAATTAACCAGTagcttaaaattaaaaaattatactgcaatgAACTAATACTTATTTATAGAGCATCAACCCTGTGGAATAATTTTTCTGTACATATATCCAAAAATCATGATGAACTC
This is a stretch of genomic DNA from Antedon mediterranea chromosome 3, ecAntMedi1.1, whole genome shotgun sequence. It encodes these proteins:
- the LOC140045126 gene encoding sodium- and chloride-dependent glycine transporter 2-like isoform X1, coding for MASETSSQQQDPKDKSLSEEEENSTSSTSRGTWDTKGDFLLSCLGYAVGLGNIWRFPYLCYENGGGAFLIPFATMLLLAGLPMFFMELCLGQYSSSGPATVWRISPMFRGMGYGMVLISTFIALYYNVIITYILYYMFASFTNKLPWIGCNNPWNTDMCNGIYDECLSTGNKIMTVNNTCVGVDSLSEEQLDFYNIGLNTLGEIDLSNYIDPLKSKRKLPSEEYFKNAVLHEASGIGDLSTVVWPLLSCLVFAWIIIYFCLQKGIKSSGKVVYFTATFPYIVLVLFLILGLTLEGSYNGIKFFLTPRWEILYEPKVWLDAAIQIFFSLSTSFGGLLTLSSYNRFHNNCYFDAVFIGLANCMTSVFAGVVIFSILGFMANELGREVSEVVDQGFGLAFIAYPEALARLPAAPVWSILFFFMLLTLGLDTQFTLMETVMTFITDFFPNLRRNKPKVLLASCTMMCLASLIFVTEAGVYWVILLDSYSASFVMLTFATMECIIVSWVYGYDRFKEDISTMIGSARVNNKLFNYWRVCWCFITPALLSFVQVYSFANWSAPSYNGGFPTWAHTIGWLITGSTIILVPVFIIVDLRNASGTFLQRLKLISSPAEDWGPLKYEHRALVRKSESSVSTISDLVEQEKGKTSGSTEPNN